In Excalfactoria chinensis isolate bCotChi1 chromosome 3, bCotChi1.hap2, whole genome shotgun sequence, one DNA window encodes the following:
- the ALDH8A1 gene encoding 2-aminomuconic semialdehyde dehydrogenase isoform X1, with protein MAHSEALLVLENFIAGKFVPCSSYIDSYNPSTGDVYCRVPDSGKEEVEAAVKAAKDAFPIWSSKSPLERSQILNKLADLIEHDLEAFAQAESKDQGKTITFARTVDIPRAAYNFRFFASSILHHTTECTEMASMGCVHYTSRMPVGVAGLISPWNLPLYLLTWKIAPAIACGNTVVAKPSEMTSVTAWMMCKLLEKAGMPHGVVNVVFGTGAKAGEALVCHPDVPLISFTGSTLTAQRIMEKSAPHCKKLSLELGGKNPAIIFDDADLSQCIPTTLRSSFANQGEICLCTSRIFVQRGIYNEFVKRFVAETKKWKVGNPSDPTVDVGALISKEHLEKVRSYVKKAKAEGAKILCGEGIDSLALPAGNQKGYFILPTVIAEIKDESCCMQEEIFGPVTCVVAFDTEEEVVKRANGVKYGLAATVWSSNVGRVHRVARRLQSGLVWTNCWLVRDLNLPFGGMKASGIGREGAKDSYEFFTEVKTITIKH; from the exons gtggaAGCTGCAGTCAAAGCTGCCAAAGATGCTTTCCCAATTTGGTCCTCAAAAAGCCCATTGGAAAGATCTCAGATCTTGAACAAATTGGCAGACCTGATCGAACATGACCTGGAAGCATTTGCCCAAGCAGAGTCAAAGGATCAGG gCAAAACGATTACATTTGCTAGAACTGTGGACATCCCTCGGGCAGCATACAACTTTCGATTCTTTGCCTCTTCCATCCTTCATCACACAACAGAGTGCACCGAGATGGCAAGCATGGGCTGTGTGCATTACACCTCACGGATGCCTGTGGGAGTTG CTGGTTTAATCAGTCCTTGGAATTTGCCACTTTATTTATTGACCTGGAAAATAGCTCCTGCCATTGCATGTGGAAATACAGTAGTTGCCAAGCCGAGTGAGATGACATCTGTCACAGCCTGGATGATGTGCAAACTCTTGGAGAAAGCAG GGATGCCCCACGGGGTGGTGAATGTGGTGTTTGGGACAGGCGCCAAGGCAGGAGAAGCCCTCGTCTGCCATCCTGATGTGCCCCTCATCTCCTTCACGGGAAGCACGCTCACAGCTCAGCGGATCATGGAGAAGAGTGCTCCACATTGCAAAAAGCTCTCTCTGGAGCTTGGAGGCAAAAACCCTGCAATCATCTTTGatgatgctgacctgagccaGTGCATCCCAACAACCCTGCGGTCCAGCTTTGCCAACCAG gGTGAGATCTGCCTTTGCACCTCCAGGATCTTTGTTCAGAGGGGCATATACAATGAGTTTGTGAAGAGGTTTGTAGCAGAGACTAAGAAGTGGAAGGTTGGGAACCCCTCAGATCCTACTGTCGACGTGGGAGCACTAATAAGTAAAGAGCATCTAGAAAAG GTGAGGAGCTATgtgaagaaagcaaaggctgAAGGAGCCAAAATCCTGTGTGGAGAAGGAATAGATTCCTTGGCTCTCCCAGCTGGCAACCAGAAAGGCTACTTCATTTTGCCCACCGTTATTGCTGAAATCAAAGATGAATCTTGTTGCATGCAAGAAGAGATTTTTGGTCCTGTGACATGTGTGGTAGCATTTGATACAGAAGAAGAAGTGGTCAAAAGAGCCAATGGTGTGAAATATGGCCTTGCAGCCACTGTGTGGTCCAGCAATGTGGGACGTGTTCATCGAGTGGCACGAAGGCTGCAGTCTGGCTTGGTGTGGACCAACTGCTGGCTTGTTAGAGATCTGAACCTGCCGTTTGGTGGGATGAAAGCCTCAGGTATAGGAAGGGAGGGAGCAAAGGATTCCTATGAGTTCTTTACCGAGGTCAAAACCATCACaataaagcactga